One segment of Pantoea sp. Lij88 DNA contains the following:
- a CDS encoding biofilm development regulator YmgB/AriR family protein, with amino-acid sequence MRVQPDSASRAINDYFKGPNWRTPPESDLLAVILRELMEAGEPATSKALITRVIDKLEVEGDEMQLQRYRTLLAELIDTQPEA; translated from the coding sequence ATGAGAGTACAACCTGACAGCGCCAGCCGTGCTATCAACGACTATTTCAAAGGCCCGAACTGGAGAACACCGCCAGAGTCCGATCTGCTGGCGGTGATTCTGCGCGAATTAATGGAAGCGGGCGAGCCCGCGACCAGTAAGGCGCTGATTACGCGGGTCATCGACAAGCTGGAAGTGGAAGGCGACGAGATGCAGTTACAGCGTTACCGTACCCTGCTGGCTGAGTTAATCGACACGCAGCCGGAGGCGTAA